TGCCCAGAGGCTCAGCGCGGCGGCCCGCTTGCCAAGCTCAAGAACGGCGACATGATGCTGGTTGACGGTGTGACCGGCGACCTCAAGGTGCTGGTGGATGAGGCCGAGTTCAACGCCCGCCCAGACGCCCCCAAAGTCCGCCCTGACGTCGGCACTGGCCGTGAGCTGTTCTCCGCCAACCGCCGCTACGCCCCCTCCGCTGAGGAAGGCGCCTCCTCCATGGAGGCCTTGATGATTGAGGACATCAACGAAGTCGGCGATGACTTCGCTGGTGAGTTCAACTCAGTCGGCAAGGCCATGCGCTGAAGCCACGCCCCAACCCCCTTTGCGGCAGCTTGATGGCGCTTTGGCCCTAGCAATGCCCATCAAGCCATGCACAGGGGGGCAGCTGCCTTGCATGGGGCGTGCTGGCCCCGCTGACGCGTGGGGTGGTAAAACCCAATAGTAGGGCAACCGGCTGGCCATGTTGGCCTGTCCGGGCCAAGAATAGAGAATAAGGACGCTCTTATTATGACGAGCATGAGGGCCGAAATGGCCAAACGCGAAGACATGGTCAAACGCATCGACCAGGTGCTTGACGCCTGCCCCGTGATGCCTGTCCTGGTCATCAACGACGTTAAGCAAGCCCGCCCGATTGCGGAAGCTCTGGTTTCCAACGGCGTGACCACCCTTGAAGTGACCCTGCGCACCCCCTGCGCCATTGAGGTCATCCAGGAAATGGCTAAGGTCCCTGGCGCCCTGGTTGGCGCTGGCACCGTTCTGCACGGCCAGCATGTTCGCCAGGCCAAGGCTGCTGGCGCGCAGTTTGTCGTCAGCCCTGGCATCACCACCGAACTGGTGCGTTCCGCCCTGGCTGCTGACATGCCTATCCTGCCTGGCACAGCCACTATCAGCGACATCATGATGGGCATGGACATGGGGCTGAATCGCTTCAAGTTCTTCCCAGCTGTGCTGAATGGCGGCATCCCCAAGCTGAAGGCCTTCAGCGGCGTTCTCGGCCACACGGGCCTGCGTTTCTGCCCCACTGGCGGTATTGACGGCAGCACTTGGAAAGACTGGCTGCAGCTCCCCACCGTTGCTTGCGTTGGTGGTTCCTGGCTGACCTCTGGCAACGCCACGCCTGAGGAAGTCGCCAAGCGCGCCGCCGCCCTGGGCCTGAAGAAGAAATAAGCCCAAGGTAACCCCAGCCTACCGTGCCCTTGGCTGCGCCATAGGCATGGGTTGGGGCCTTTTGGTTTTGCCCCTGCAGCCTCCTTCATTAAAGGCGGTTGCAGGGGTTTTTGCGTTTCTCCCTTAGGGCTTACCGTTTAGCGTTTATTCCTTGTGGTTTGATTATGGGGTTTGTTTTTGCCGCTGCTACCGCCTGCCTTGGTGTCCTTGGCCAGCGCCCCTCCCAGCCCAGCCTCCTGGGCGCGCCCCAAGGCCGCTAAAGGACACGGGAGAAAGCCGGGCCGTGACGTCAAAGCGCAAAGGAACCCTCCCAAACGGGCCTTGTGAGCAGGGCCATTGCCACCTATGAACAGGTGCACCTTGGCGTAGTCTTGAAGGGCGCTCTGGGGCGCCACCGCCAGCTAGCCCGGCTGTTCAGGTCCAGAAGCTCCTCTTGGGATGAAGTTCTCCTGATGGGGACAAAGCCAATGCGCCCTGTTTGGGTGATGCTGGGCGTAGTGAAGCCATGGCCAGGAGGCCGCACTCAGGCGCACATTGGCGGGTGCCCATTGACAGGTCCAGGTTGGTGCCTTTTTGAAACACTCAAAACGCGCCCCTTCAGAACCCCAGAAGTCCGCACCCTGGCTTGGGAGCTGCGCTCTATCGCAAGCCTGGCGCGTTGACGATCCAATCCAATGCCCCTCAACCAAGCCACCTCTGGGCTTGGGGGCATAGCCGTTTGGAGCCAAGAATAGGAAAAGGGCTCTCGTCATTTCCCCACAGTCCTTAAAGCCTTCCAGGCGCGCTTTATAAAGGCGCCCAGGCGGGAGGGCACCACCCTGATGCCGAACACCAAAAACGCCCAAAGCCTCTAAAGCAAGGAGCAGAAAAAACTGAAGGAACAGGCGAGCAGGCGGAAAAGGTGAAGCTGTAAGTGCCATCCCTGCAAGGAGCAGACGCGCCCCCAGGCTTCAGGCAACAGTTGGTGAAAGCCGGCGTATGGAAGCGCTCCCCATCCCTAGTGATAGAGGATTTGTGACGGAGTGCCTGTTGCCTAACACCACATTGGGGCCAGTTTTAGGGAACTCGCCACCCACCATTTCCAGCCTGTGTTTGGCAGGCTGCGCAGCTCACACTGCTAGAAACCACCCTTGGCGCGGGGCGGGTGGGGGCTTTCCAACCCAAAGGGCATGGATGGCGGGGGCAAAGCGCAAAGGGGCCCTCCTGAGCAGGACAGGGCCAACATGCTGCCAGGAACCCAGCAAGCCCCGAACAGCTTCCCAATCAGCTCTCCTGCCATGGGCTGCTCACGGCGTGCCGCGCTCCCAAACTGCCCCATGCAGCCAGCTCAAGGAAGGTGCGTTGGCGCAAGCCTTGCACCTTTGGGGGTAAAGGCATATTGCAGGCGCATTATGAGTGAACAGCGCCTGATGCCCCGCCGTGCCCTTCTTTCCGTCTCAGACAAGAAGGGGTTGCTTGCCCTTGCTGGCGCCCTGACCGCCCAGGGTGTTGAGATCCTCTCCACCGGGGGGTCCGCCCGCACCCTGCGTGAGGCGGGCGTGCCGGTGAAGGACGTCTCCGACCACACAGGCTTCCCGGAGATCCTCAATGGCCGCGTCAAAACGCTGGTGCCGTGGATCCATGGCGGCATCCTGGGGCGGCGTGACGTCCCCTCCCACCGCCAGCAGATGGAGGAGCACAACATCGCCCCCATCGATGTAGTGTGCGTCAACCTCTACCCCTTCGCCCAGACGGTGGCCTCTGGCGCGGACCCTGAAGCCTGCATTGAAAATATCGACATCGGCGGGCCGGCCATGCTGCGCTCTGCTGCCAAGAACTTCAACGACGTCACCGTCCTCTGCAGCCCCAGCCAGTACGCCGCTTTCATCCAGGCGCTGGAGGCAGGCGGCACCACCTTGGCAGAACGCCGCGCCCTGGCTGCCAGCGCCTTTGCCCATACGGCTGCCTATGACGCCATGATTTCTGAATGGTTCGCCAAGCGCGAGGCCGAAAGCCACGCTGTGGACGAGCTGGACAATGACCTGACCCTGCCCCCCAGCCTGACCTTGGCCGGCACGCGTGACGGCATGCTGCGCTACGGCGAGAACGCTCACCAGAAGGCCGCCTTCTACCGGGATGGCAGCCAGCGCTACGGCCTGGCAACCGCAAGCCAGCTCCAAGGCAAAGCTTTGAGCTACAACAACCTTAACGACACAGACGCTGCTTTCTCCCTGGTGGCGGAGTTCAGTGAGCCAACTGCCGTCATCGTCAAGCACGCCAACCCGTGCGGCGTGGCCTCTGGCGCCAGCTTAACGGAGGCCTGGAAAGCCGCCCTGCGCTGCGACCCCGTTTCAGCCTTTGGTGGTATTGTGGCCTTCAACCGCCCTTTGACGGGCCCTGTGGCCGAGCTGGTAAGCCAAATCTTCACAGAGGTCATCATCGCGCCAGAGGTCACGCAGGAAGCCCGCGCCATTTTGGAACGCAAAAAGAACCTGCGCGTTCTGGAGACGGGCGGGATGCCAAGTCCGCATGAAACGGGGCTGAGCATCAAAACTATCTCAGGCGGTTTCCTGGCCCAGACGCGTGACAACGGCCACGTCACCCCTGAGGAGCTGAAAGTGGTGACCAAGCGCCAGCCCACACCTTCAGAACTGGCTGACATGCTGTTCGCTTTCCGCGTGGCTAAGCATGTGAAGTCCAACGCTGTGATCTACGCCCGTGGCCAGGCCACGGTGGGGATTGGGGCTGGGCAGATGTCGCGCGTAGACAGCGCCCGCATTGCTGCGCGCAAAGGCGAGGACGCCGCCCGCGCCGCTGGTTTGGAGGAACCCTTGACCCAGGGCTCCGTTGCGGCGTCTGATGCTTTCTTCCCCTTTGCTGATGGTCTGGAGAGCGTCATCGCAGCAGGGGCCACGGCTGTCATCCAGCCTGGTGGATCCATCAGGGATGATGAAGTCATCAAAGCTGCCGACAAGGCCGGCATCGCCATGGTCTTCACCGGCATGAGGCACTTCAGGCATTGAGGGCCAACCCCCAAGGCCTGGCTTCCAAGCCATGTTTTGGGGTGGCACACCGTAACGGCACAGCGCAGAGCAAGGCACCAAGCCCCATGAAGCCCACGACAGTTAGCCCCCTGAACACCAACCCCACCCCTGGCGCTGCCCTTAGCAGCACAGCCCAAGCGCTTGGCCCAGGCGCTTGTGGCGCGCGGGGCTATGCCAAGGGTACTCTCAGGGCACTGGGGGCTGGCTTCGCCCTGGCCCTCACCCTGGTTGCGGGCACAGCTGCTGCTGCGCCCTGCCTTTACGACATCACCCCCCTGCCTGTGTTCAAAGGCACCGTCAGCCGCGTGACCTATGATGGCGTTTTGTTTTCAGATGGCACGGACGTGGTGCTGCCTGAATCCCTCCTCGCCTACCCCCGCATGGAGGAGAGGCTAGCTGTGCGCGGTCTGCGCGCCCGCCGCGGCAAAAAGGTTTGGGCGTTGGCCATTGACGGCAACCCGCCCATCTGCCCTTCCGTGGCGGATGTGCAGAAGGGCGCCTACCCAGGCAGCCCCGCTTATGACGTGATCGAACACGGCGTCAATCCAGGGCTGTGAGGGCGCGCCCAGCTGCTGTAGGCTGGGCAGCCTCTTTCCACCAGGCCCGTTGGACTGGCCGTTTCGTTTCAAAGCCATGGAGCTTTCATGAGAATCGCTTTCACCGCAGCAGACACCCCACGCGCCCAGGAAGCACGGGCACGCCTGGTGGCCCGCTACGGCGACACGCCCCTGAACCGCGCTGAGGTTCTGGTGTGCCTGGGCGGCGATGGCTTCATGCTAGACACGCTGCGCTTCATCATGGGGCGTCAGCTGCCCGTCTACGGCCTTAATTACGGCACAGTGGGCTTTTTGATGAACCAGCCCAAGGAAAGCGATGGGGACGCGCTGGAAAAGCGCTTGCTGGGCGCCCAGCCCACTATCATCGCGCCATTGCATATGAAGGCTATCACCACGGACGGCAACACGCTGGAGGGGATGGGCTTCAACGATGTCTTTCTCTACCGCCAAACGCGCCAGGCCATTCATGTGCGCATTGAGATTGACGGCCGCGTGCGTATGGAGGACCTGACGGCTGACGGCGTAATCGTGGCCACGCCGGCTGGCTCCACAGCTTACAACCGCTCTGTGCAGGGGCCCATCCTGCCGCTTGGCTCTAACCTGCTGTCGCTGGCGCCTATCTGCCCCTTCCACCCGCGCCATTGGCGCGGCGCCCTCCTGCCTGAGGGAGCGGAGGTACGCTTTGTCCTCAAGGAGACCTGGAAGCGCCCCGCCAGTGCTGTGGCCGGCGCCACAGAGGTGCGCGACGTGGCCGAGGCTACCATCAAGGTGGCCCACAAGGACCAGGTGCAGCTCCTCTTCGACCCAGACCACGAACTTTCAGAGCGCATTATCGCTGAGCAGTTCGCGGCCTGACCAGTCCACCGGCTTTTAAGCCCTGACCGGCCCCTGGCTAGTTCAGAGCTTGACGGGGGTGAGGAGGGGACGGTCAGCAAAAAAGGCCAGGAGGTTGTCAAGGACGTTCCTGGCCATGGCCACACGTGTCTGAATGGTGGCGGAACCCTGGTGGGGGGAGAGGACGACGTTGTCCAGGCTGAAGAAGGCCTTGTTGATATCAGGCTCGTTCCAGAACACATCAAGCCCGGCCCCCATGATGGTGCGTTCTTGAAGCGCCTTGAGGAGCGCAGGCTCATCCACCACGGAACCGCGCGCCACATTCACCAAGCAGCCCTGCGCCCCCAGGGCGCGCAGAATAGCGCCATCCACCAGGTTCTGAGTGGCGGGGCCACCTGGGAGAATCAGCACTAAATCATCGCACCAGCTGGCCATCTCAGCTAGGGCTGGAAAAAAGCGCGCGCCAGCGCCCTTCTGGCCTGCAACCTCATGGCGGCAGAAATAGCCCACTTCCATGCGGAAAGCGCGCGCGCGCTCAGCGATGGCCTGCCCAATAGTGCCATAGCCAACCAGCCCCAGCTTATTGCCAGCCAGGCCTGAGCCAAGCGGAGGGTAGCCCTTCGTGGCCCACAGCCCTTCGCGCACGTAGCGGTCGTTGAACACGACGTGGCGCTTCACGGCCAGCAGCAGTGCCATGGCCATGTCAGCCACAGCGTCCGTCTGCAGCCCCTGGGTGGTGCTGACGGCAATGCCGCGTTCCTTGCAAGCCTGAAGGTTGATGGCGTCCGTCCCCACGCCGTTGACCGCCACCATTTTGAGGTTGGGCAGCATGTCCATGATGGGCTGTGGCACGCCAGGCGCGCCCGCTGTGGCAATGGCGGTGATGCTGCCAGCTACAGGCGCCAGGGAGGCCGCGTCTGGCCATTGCGGTGAAGGCATGATGATGAGCGTGAAATGCGCCGCCATGGCCTGTAGGGCCTCGGGGGAGAAGGCCTCCAGCACCAGCAGCAGGGGCTTGTCTGGCTGGGCGCCTTTCAGGGCGGTGTTGTCAACTTTGTTAACCATTTCTACCTTTTCAACCATGGTGCTGTTCCTTTGCGTTGGGCGCTGTGCGGCCCTGTGGGGTGGTTGTGGTGGCACGGCCTCCGCCTTGGTCAGCCTGGCCGGCCTGGGGCCAGAGCTTGGCAGCCAAATGCGCGCAGCCTTGGGTGATGAGGTCACGTGCCGCTGCAAAATCAGCCGTGGTGCCATAGTAAGGGTCGGCCACCGCTTGGCCTGCCTGGCCTGGCACATGGTCAAGCATCAAGCTGATGTCAGCGATGCTGTCATGAGGGCGCATGGCCAGAAGGTGCTTGAGGTGGCTGTGGTCCATGGCGATGATGTGGGTAAAGCGCCTGAAATCGCCCACCCGCACCATCCGTGCCCTGTGGGCGCTGATGTCGCACCCCATGGCCGCCATTTGGGCCTGGGCGCGCTGGTCTGGGGCATCCCCCAAGTTCCAGTGGGCGATGGCTGCTGAATCCACCCGCACGGCCTGGGGGCCTTCTGTGGACAGGCCGCGCTTGGCGGCCTCAGCGCGCAGGATCCCCTCCCCCATGGGGGAGCGGCAGATATTGCCTGTGCACACGAACAGGACAGCAGGCTGCTGGGGGAAAAGGGCGCCTGTGGGGCCCTGGGGCATAGGAGTGGCGGGAGTTTTGTGGGCTTTGGTCGTCATAGCGCCACCTTAGCGCCCCCGCACCCCTTTGGGGCCTGACGCAGGCTGCATGGCTGCCCCACCCCAAAGCTCCGCCTTGGCAGGGGGTGAAGGGGGCCAAGATGTTGGTGCCACACACCTTCAAAGCGCTGCAGGCCGGGCTTTTTGGAGTGGGGGCCAAAAGCTTAACGGAACCTTTCAGCAGGCGGCAAGGGCGTGGCTGCCAAAATCAGCCAGGCAGCCTCACAAAGCCTGCGCCCTGATGCAGCCTTGCCGCGCGGTGATTGCGCTTTGCCAATGAATTGGCCACGCTTGGAACAGCCGCCCTGCCTGGCCAAGCCATGGCAGAAGCCAACCAGGCCAGGCGCGCGGGTGGCCAAGCGCCCATGCCCCACTTCACAGGGAAGGGGGCCGGGGCGCGTGCGCTAGAAAAGGTTATCATCACCATGAGGGACATGTGGCGGACAAAGCCCATTGCAGCGACTGAAACGGGCAGCCTTGCCCGCGTTCTAGGCGCGCATCACCTCATTTGCCTGGGGGTGGGCACATCCCTGGGCGCTGGTCTTTTCGCCATTACCGGCGTGGCGGCGGGCCAGAACGCCGGTCCTGCCATTTCCCTAGCCTTCATCCTGGCCGCCCTGGCCTGCGCGCTTGTGGGGCTGTGCTACGCTGAACTGTCAGCCATGTTCCCCAATGCTGCCGGCAGCGCCTATTCTTACGCCTATTCCGGCATTGGCGAAGGCGTGGCGTGGTTCATCGGTTGGTGTCTGGTCACGGGCTATACGGTGGGGATGGCGGCTATCGCCTCCTCCTGGAGTGGCTACCTCGCTTCCTTCATTGGGCGCTGGGGGTTGGGGCTTGACCCGCGCTTCCTGGCGGCCACGGGAACGCCCGTCACTATGCCGGATGGCGCTGCAGCCCATGCTTTCCTGAACATGCCAGCTGCCCTCATCGTGCTGGCGGTGACGGTGCTGCTGTTCTCAGGCACTAAGGAATCATCGCGCGTCAACGCCATTTTGGTGGCGCTGAAGGTGGGTGTCATCATCGCCTTCGTCCTGGCGTGTGTCCCCCTTATCAATACAGCCAACTACCACCCCTACATCCCCGCCAACGCTGGGCAGTTCGGCCATTTCGGCTGGAGCGGCGTCTTCAGGGGGGCAGCATTGGTGTTCTTCGCCTATATCGGTTTTGACATCGTGGCGTCAGCTGCCTGCGAAACCCGTAACCCGCGCCGCAACATGCCCATCGGCATTCTTGGCTCGCTTGGGGTGTGCGCTGTAGTGTTCTCGCTGTTCTCAGCCATCCTGGTGGGGGTCATCAACTACAAGTCCCTGGCGCTGGACGCCTCCCCCGTGGCCACAGCTATGAACGCCACCCACATGCCCTGGCTGGCCGAAACGGTGAAGGCCG
The sequence above is drawn from the Formicincola oecophyllae genome and encodes:
- the eda gene encoding bifunctional 4-hydroxy-2-oxoglutarate aldolase/2-dehydro-3-deoxy-phosphogluconate aldolase — encoded protein: MTSMRAEMAKREDMVKRIDQVLDACPVMPVLVINDVKQARPIAEALVSNGVTTLEVTLRTPCAIEVIQEMAKVPGALVGAGTVLHGQHVRQAKAAGAQFVVSPGITTELVRSALAADMPILPGTATISDIMMGMDMGLNRFKFFPAVLNGGIPKLKAFSGVLGHTGLRFCPTGGIDGSTWKDWLQLPTVACVGGSWLTSGNATPEEVAKRAAALGLKKK
- the purH gene encoding bifunctional phosphoribosylaminoimidazolecarboxamide formyltransferase/IMP cyclohydrolase, translating into MSEQRLMPRRALLSVSDKKGLLALAGALTAQGVEILSTGGSARTLREAGVPVKDVSDHTGFPEILNGRVKTLVPWIHGGILGRRDVPSHRQQMEEHNIAPIDVVCVNLYPFAQTVASGADPEACIENIDIGGPAMLRSAAKNFNDVTVLCSPSQYAAFIQALEAGGTTLAERRALAASAFAHTAAYDAMISEWFAKREAESHAVDELDNDLTLPPSLTLAGTRDGMLRYGENAHQKAAFYRDGSQRYGLATASQLQGKALSYNNLNDTDAAFSLVAEFSEPTAVIVKHANPCGVASGASLTEAWKAALRCDPVSAFGGIVAFNRPLTGPVAELVSQIFTEVIIAPEVTQEARAILERKKNLRVLETGGMPSPHETGLSIKTISGGFLAQTRDNGHVTPEELKVVTKRQPTPSELADMLFAFRVAKHVKSNAVIYARGQATVGIGAGQMSRVDSARIAARKGEDAARAAGLEEPLTQGSVAASDAFFPFADGLESVIAAGATAVIQPGGSIRDDEVIKAADKAGIAMVFTGMRHFRH
- a CDS encoding low molecular weight protein-tyrosine-phosphatase, which gives rise to MTTKAHKTPATPMPQGPTGALFPQQPAVLFVCTGNICRSPMGEGILRAEAAKRGLSTEGPQAVRVDSAAIAHWNLGDAPDQRAQAQMAAMGCDISAHRARMVRVGDFRRFTHIIAMDHSHLKHLLAMRPHDSIADISLMLDHVPGQAGQAVADPYYGTTADFAAARDLITQGCAHLAAKLWPQAGQADQGGGRATTTTPQGRTAPNAKEQHHG
- a CDS encoding APC family permease gives rise to the protein MAEANQARRAGGQAPMPHFTGKGAGARALEKVIITMRDMWRTKPIAATETGSLARVLGAHHLICLGVGTSLGAGLFAITGVAAGQNAGPAISLAFILAALACALVGLCYAELSAMFPNAAGSAYSYAYSGIGEGVAWFIGWCLVTGYTVGMAAIASSWSGYLASFIGRWGLGLDPRFLAATGTPVTMPDGAAAHAFLNMPAALIVLAVTVLLFSGTKESSRVNAILVALKVGVIIAFVLACVPLINTANYHPYIPANAGQFGHFGWSGVFRGAALVFFAYIGFDIVASAACETRNPRRNMPIGILGSLGVCAVVFSLFSAILVGVINYKSLALDASPVATAMNATHMPWLAETVKAVILVGFLAGLYGLLFSQSRTLFTLAEDGLLPSAFTRLTKNTKSPWVALATLGGFGAVLAGGFSLDALGSLTSISVLCAFSIVCLCLTLLRLRNPDAERPFKVPGGAYLVPGLGLAACLLSIASMGLRTWCALGVVLALGAAIYGFYGRSHSKLAQQAAEGATQPD
- a CDS encoding NAD kinase; translated protein: MRIAFTAADTPRAQEARARLVARYGDTPLNRAEVLVCLGGDGFMLDTLRFIMGRQLPVYGLNYGTVGFLMNQPKESDGDALEKRLLGAQPTIIAPLHMKAITTDGNTLEGMGFNDVFLYRQTRQAIHVRIEIDGRVRMEDLTADGVIVATPAGSTAYNRSVQGPILPLGSNLLSLAPICPFHPRHWRGALLPEGAEVRFVLKETWKRPASAVAGATEVRDVAEATIKVAHKDQVQLLFDPDHELSERIIAEQFAA
- a CDS encoding 2-hydroxyacid dehydrogenase — protein: MVEKVEMVNKVDNTALKGAQPDKPLLLVLEAFSPEALQAMAAHFTLIIMPSPQWPDAASLAPVAGSITAIATAGAPGVPQPIMDMLPNLKMVAVNGVGTDAINLQACKERGIAVSTTQGLQTDAVADMAMALLLAVKRHVVFNDRYVREGLWATKGYPPLGSGLAGNKLGLVGYGTIGQAIAERARAFRMEVGYFCRHEVAGQKGAGARFFPALAEMASWCDDLVLILPGGPATQNLVDGAILRALGAQGCLVNVARGSVVDEPALLKALQERTIMGAGLDVFWNEPDINKAFFSLDNVVLSPHQGSATIQTRVAMARNVLDNLLAFFADRPLLTPVKL